A section of the Leminorella richardii genome encodes:
- the dagF gene encoding 2-dehydro-3-deoxy-phosphogluconate aldolase: protein MKLTPNYYRDRVCLNVLAGSRENARDVYAAAEGHVVVGVLSKNYPDLASAIADMTKYANDIDNAISVGLGAGDPKQSEMVSQISRVIQPQHVNQVFTGAPISRALLGQNETVVNALVSPTGTVGQVKISTGPISSTFPDAIIPVDTAIAMLKDMGASSIKFFNMRGLAHKDEYIRVAKACAEHHFYLEPTGGIDLDNFEEILKIALDAGVEKVIPHVYSSIIDSATGNTRPEDVKTLLAIVKRLTA from the coding sequence ATGAAACTCACCCCAAACTACTATCGCGATCGCGTTTGTCTTAACGTTCTGGCTGGCTCTAGGGAAAACGCCCGTGATGTGTATGCAGCCGCTGAAGGCCACGTAGTGGTCGGCGTACTGTCAAAAAACTACCCTGACCTCGCCAGCGCTATTGCGGACATGACTAAGTACGCTAACGACATCGATAACGCCATTTCGGTGGGACTGGGCGCAGGCGATCCAAAACAGTCTGAGATGGTGTCGCAAATTTCTCGCGTCATTCAGCCACAGCACGTCAACCAAGTGTTTACCGGCGCGCCTATCAGCCGTGCGCTGTTGGGGCAAAACGAGACAGTGGTTAACGCCCTTGTTTCACCAACCGGTACTGTTGGTCAGGTGAAGATTTCTACTGGTCCTATTAGCTCAACGTTCCCAGATGCGATTATTCCGGTAGACACGGCGATTGCGATGCTGAAAGACATGGGTGCTAGCTCAATCAAGTTCTTCAACATGCGCGGTCTGGCCCATAAAGATGAATATATTCGTGTCGCTAAAGCCTGTGCTGAGCACCATTTTTATCTGGAGCCAACCGGCGGTATCGATCTGGATAACTTTGAAGAAATCCTGAAGATCGCACTAGACGCGGGCGTGGAAAAAGTCATACCACACGTCTATAGTTCTATTATTGACTCGGCGACGGGCAATACTCGACCAGAAGACGTAAAAACGCTGTTGGCTATTGTTAAAAGGCTTACCGCCTAA
- a CDS encoding DUF4311 domain-containing protein, whose protein sequence is MDASTTYSVFEILIKSLIIGGLCGFGLGAGAARMFHAPTVQGMGAFRTLGELNSCEGDPASHFSFGLGFFFNAWASSVAAGAFTQDVDHRIIPNWGAAALMIKNRNVAETLHNPKKMAIACGIIGALVVAFLNTTASAVPASLQTTATNVLVPAANLLVNTVMPVIFWLAAMDAGRRSGFWATLFGGCAQLIMGNAIPGLVLGILIGKGVDDNGWNKVTRTMMVAVILLFVLSGFFRGFDVKLLQSFMLGVPDWLQNVHNVLSGK, encoded by the coding sequence ATGGATGCATCTACCACTTATTCTGTGTTTGAGATCCTGATTAAATCATTGATTATCGGTGGTCTCTGCGGTTTTGGACTAGGGGCAGGCGCAGCGCGCATGTTCCATGCGCCAACCGTACAGGGAATGGGGGCTTTCCGTACACTGGGAGAGCTTAACTCCTGTGAAGGCGATCCCGCTTCTCACTTCTCTTTTGGTCTGGGCTTCTTCTTTAACGCCTGGGCTTCATCAGTTGCTGCGGGTGCGTTCACCCAAGACGTTGACCACCGCATTATCCCTAACTGGGGTGCGGCAGCGCTGATGATCAAAAATCGCAACGTGGCGGAAACGCTGCACAATCCGAAAAAAATGGCTATTGCCTGCGGCATCATCGGTGCCCTTGTGGTGGCATTCCTGAACACCACGGCTTCTGCGGTGCCTGCATCGCTGCAAACAACGGCAACTAACGTGCTGGTGCCTGCGGCTAACCTGCTGGTTAACACCGTGATGCCCGTGATCTTCTGGCTGGCTGCAATGGACGCCGGTCGTCGCTCTGGCTTTTGGGCGACGCTGTTTGGCGGCTGTGCGCAGCTGATTATGGGTAACGCGATCCCTGGGCTGGTACTGGGCATTCTTATCGGTAAAGGCGTTGACGACAACGGTTGGAACAAAGTCACGCGTACCATGATGGTTGCTGTGATCCTGCTGTTCGTGCTGAGCGGTTTCTTCCGCGGCTTCGACGTTAAGCTGCTGCAGTCGTTCATGCTGGGCGTGCCCGATTGGCTACAGAACGTTCATAACGTACTGAGCGGCAAGTAA
- a CDS encoding transcriptional antiterminator has protein sequence MSNIRFDMSKDNLEPEEVTKTLLATIDDWLKEEGAYTTDVQGQMLASHVKAMVMRAKTGEPLPEVDRSLFEEISDESMRLAERAVDMLPGLPIEEAYLLSVHFEIARSNA, from the coding sequence ATGAGTAATATTCGTTTCGACATGAGTAAAGACAACCTAGAGCCGGAAGAAGTAACAAAAACGCTTTTGGCCACTATCGACGACTGGCTGAAAGAGGAAGGTGCCTATACCACCGACGTACAGGGGCAGATGTTGGCTTCTCACGTTAAGGCCATGGTGATGCGAGCGAAAACCGGTGAACCGCTACCGGAAGTGGATCGCTCTCTGTTTGAAGAAATCTCTGATGAGTCAATGCGGTTAGCAGAGCGTGCAGTGGACATGCTGCCAGGGCTGCCGATTGAAGAGGCTTATTTGCTGTCCGTCCATTTTGAAATTGCGCGTTCAAACGCATAA
- a CDS encoding amidohydrolase/deacetylase family metallohydrolase, translated as MNDLIIRQARRTEGDVVDIVIHEGKISAVGPDVAKGQTAKKQIDLNGKYFISAGWIDAHTHCCPSSPIYFDEPDLAGAACGVTTVIDAGSVGADDVDSFFLQAKAAKTNVYSFLNIARIGIIAQNELSDMSKIDNDALQKAVKRHPDFVVGIKARMSKSVVGENGIKPLLAAKEMQKENGLPLMVHIGNNPPNLDEIADLLTKGDIITHCFNGKPNRILNEQGQLKESIKRALARGVILDVGHGGESFSFSVAEQAMKIGTYPDLISSDIYHKNRINGPVFSLAAVMTKFLCMGFSPKQIVDCVTVKAADLLRLKGKGRLTVGDDADITVFDIKEERVELSDAEGQVRTGTYRFIPLAAIVAGESIATKEGESDYAINL; from the coding sequence ATGAATGATTTAATTATCAGACAGGCAAGGCGTACAGAGGGCGATGTAGTTGACATCGTCATCCATGAGGGAAAAATCAGCGCTGTCGGACCCGACGTTGCCAAAGGGCAAACGGCCAAAAAGCAGATTGACCTGAACGGAAAGTACTTTATCAGCGCCGGCTGGATAGACGCTCACACTCACTGCTGTCCGTCTTCGCCCATTTATTTTGACGAACCGGATCTGGCCGGCGCCGCCTGTGGGGTGACAACCGTCATCGATGCAGGCAGCGTCGGTGCAGATGACGTAGACAGCTTCTTTTTACAGGCCAAAGCCGCTAAAACGAACGTCTACTCTTTTCTGAATATCGCCCGTATCGGCATCATTGCGCAAAATGAGCTGTCCGATATGAGCAAAATTGACAACGATGCTCTCCAAAAGGCGGTTAAACGCCATCCTGATTTTGTTGTCGGCATCAAGGCGCGCATGAGCAAAAGCGTCGTGGGTGAGAACGGTATTAAGCCGCTGCTTGCCGCTAAAGAGATGCAAAAAGAGAACGGGCTGCCGCTGATGGTGCACATTGGCAACAACCCGCCAAATTTGGACGAGATCGCCGATCTGCTGACGAAAGGCGACATTATTACCCACTGCTTTAACGGTAAGCCAAACCGGATCCTGAATGAGCAGGGGCAGCTTAAAGAATCCATCAAACGCGCACTGGCACGCGGTGTGATCCTCGACGTCGGCCACGGAGGAGAAAGTTTTAGCTTTTCTGTCGCCGAACAGGCTATGAAGATTGGCACCTATCCAGACCTTATTAGCTCTGACATCTACCATAAAAACCGCATTAACGGCCCGGTCTTTAGTCTGGCGGCGGTAATGACCAAGTTCCTGTGTATGGGATTCTCCCCTAAACAGATCGTCGACTGCGTGACAGTGAAAGCGGCAGATCTGCTGCGACTGAAGGGTAAAGGGCGTTTGACCGTCGGCGACGATGCTGACATTACCGTGTTTGATATTAAAGAAGAGCGCGTAGAGCTCTCCGACGCGGAAGGCCAGGTCAGAACCGGTACATATCGATTTATTCCTCTGGCGGCGATTGTCGCTGGGGAAAGTATTGCAACTAAAGAAGGTGAGTCCGACTATGCCATCAATTTATGA
- a CDS encoding DUF4310 family protein, whose translation MNTELKNDFWYAEWTFPLFVGLLSAGVFAGTHMYVVYGFGAFNEVAFVAMLRSGIDTGVYGAVAAFGASFLFARIIEGSLVGILDIGGAIQTGLGLGVPALLLAGGFDYLVTNFYAALVVGMVLGIAVGAVIILARKFTVGQGNSTFGADVMMGAGNTSGRFLGPLIILAAMAASIPIGIGSLIGSLIFYVWKKPVAGGAILGAMVFGYFFPLVAA comes from the coding sequence ATGAATACTGAATTAAAAAACGACTTTTGGTACGCAGAGTGGACGTTTCCTCTCTTCGTCGGACTGCTGTCGGCGGGGGTATTCGCCGGTACGCACATGTATGTAGTTTACGGCTTTGGTGCCTTTAACGAAGTGGCGTTTGTCGCCATGCTGCGCTCCGGTATTGATACCGGTGTTTACGGCGCGGTGGCGGCGTTTGGTGCAAGTTTCCTGTTTGCCCGAATCATTGAAGGCTCTCTGGTAGGGATCCTCGATATCGGCGGTGCTATTCAGACGGGGCTTGGTCTAGGCGTTCCTGCACTGCTGCTGGCGGGTGGGTTTGACTATCTTGTCACTAACTTCTATGCGGCGCTGGTTGTCGGCATGGTGTTGGGTATCGCGGTAGGTGCCGTGATTATCTTGGCGCGTAAGTTCACCGTTGGTCAGGGTAACTCGACGTTCGGTGCAGACGTCATGATGGGGGCAGGTAACACCTCCGGTCGCTTCCTTGGTCCGTTGATTATCTTAGCCGCCATGGCCGCGTCGATTCCTATCGGCATCGGTTCACTGATTGGCTCGCTGATTTTCTACGTGTGGAAAAAGCCAGTCGCCGGTGGCGCAATCCTTGGAGCAATGGTCTTCGGCTATTTCTTCCCATTGGTTGCGGCGTAA
- a CDS encoding SFCGS family glycine-rich protein → MKQVVVVIGDRLGKGQKVAAGVEAAGGKAIVIPGVAADMKLGDVMNAEKGDIGISFCGSGGAGAITAQNKYGYKVRHGMRSIEEGETALADGCTVLGFGFMDKEELGERLVKAFIKKYGEA, encoded by the coding sequence ATGAAACAAGTTGTTGTCGTTATTGGCGATCGTTTAGGCAAAGGCCAGAAAGTTGCAGCGGGCGTAGAGGCTGCGGGTGGTAAGGCTATCGTTATTCCCGGCGTTGCCGCGGACATGAAACTGGGTGACGTGATGAACGCAGAAAAAGGGGACATCGGTATCTCTTTCTGCGGCAGCGGCGGCGCAGGCGCCATCACAGCACAGAACAAGTACGGCTACAAAGTGCGCCACGGTATGCGTTCTATTGAAGAAGGCGAAACAGCGCTGGCAGACGGCTGCACAGTGCTGGGTTTTGGCTTTATGGATAAGGAAGAGCTGGGCGAGCGCCTGGTGAAAGCCTTCATCAAAAAATACGGCGAGGCCTAA
- a CDS encoding DgaE family pyridoxal phosphate-dependent ammonia lyase has translation MPSIYEKYQLREVINASGRMTILGVSTPKPEVANEVHFGLNQYFEMKDLVNKTGAYIAGLLGVEDAVVVSCASAGIAQSVAAVIVKDDADLLFNLHSSDKQVPREIVIPKGHNVNFGAPVDTMVSLGGGKVIEAGFANECSADQLEAKITSQTAAILYIKSHHTVQKSMLSVADAAAVAKRYCLPLIVDAAAEEDLKAYYAMGADLVIYSGAKAIEGPTSGLVIGKKQYVEWVKLQGNGIGRAMKVGKEGILGLTLAIELYLTSAKETGQEMVEKMTPFIDELNGIKGISAKVVWDGAGRDIARTEISFDEKVIGKTTVALMKALKQGSTAIYFREYKANEGKVEADVRSVSPAQLAVIASAIRQQVTGA, from the coding sequence ATGCCATCAATTTATGAGAAGTATCAGCTGCGTGAAGTGATCAACGCCTCTGGGCGTATGACTATTCTTGGCGTGTCAACGCCAAAGCCAGAAGTGGCGAATGAAGTTCACTTTGGCCTGAACCAGTATTTTGAAATGAAAGATCTGGTCAACAAGACCGGTGCCTATATTGCAGGCCTGCTGGGTGTAGAAGATGCGGTTGTGGTGTCTTGCGCTTCGGCGGGAATTGCCCAGTCAGTGGCGGCAGTTATCGTGAAGGACGATGCTGACCTGCTGTTTAATCTCCACAGTTCAGACAAACAAGTGCCAAGGGAAATCGTGATCCCAAAAGGGCACAACGTTAACTTTGGCGCACCGGTAGACACCATGGTGTCTCTGGGGGGCGGTAAAGTTATCGAGGCGGGCTTTGCCAACGAGTGCAGTGCCGATCAGCTGGAAGCGAAAATTACCTCTCAAACCGCAGCCATTCTGTATATCAAGTCTCACCATACAGTACAAAAAAGCATGCTGTCAGTGGCCGATGCTGCTGCAGTTGCCAAGCGCTACTGTCTGCCGCTTATTGTTGACGCTGCAGCGGAAGAAGACTTGAAAGCCTATTACGCAATGGGCGCAGATCTGGTGATTTACAGCGGAGCGAAGGCGATAGAAGGCCCAACAAGCGGCCTAGTTATTGGTAAAAAACAGTACGTTGAATGGGTTAAGTTACAGGGTAACGGTATCGGCCGCGCCATGAAAGTGGGAAAAGAGGGCATTCTTGGCCTGACGCTGGCGATTGAACTCTACCTGACCTCTGCCAAAGAAACGGGTCAGGAGATGGTGGAAAAAATGACACCGTTTATTGACGAGCTCAACGGCATCAAGGGCATTTCTGCCAAAGTCGTGTGGGACGGCGCAGGCCGTGACATCGCGCGTACTGAAATTTCGTTTGATGAGAAAGTGATTGGTAAAACGACCGTCGCTTTGATGAAAGCCCTTAAGCAGGGTTCTACCGCTATCTATTTTCGTGAATACAAAGCGAATGAAGGCAAAGTTGAAGCTGACGTGCGCAGCGTGTCGCCTGCCCAGTTGGCTGTGATTGCCAGCGCCATTCGCCAACAGGTTACTGGAGCATAA
- a CDS encoding DUF4312 family protein encodes MKERLETSVRVSGRGDTKQKAIADALSAVQRTVLKESSNIILRIEPVDVEVVQATVKVTNEKFLFFFLPRKRELYSVVLDVALDVTLLNVQEIHFDAA; translated from the coding sequence ATGAAAGAGCGTCTTGAAACATCGGTTCGCGTCAGCGGTCGTGGAGACACAAAACAAAAGGCAATCGCCGACGCGCTTAGCGCCGTACAGCGTACGGTACTGAAAGAGAGCAGCAACATTATCCTGAGGATTGAGCCGGTAGACGTCGAGGTCGTACAGGCAACGGTAAAAGTGACAAACGAAAAATTTCTGTTTTTCTTTTTACCGCGCAAGCGCGAGCTCTACTCCGTTGTTTTAGACGTGGCTTTAGACGTAACCCTACTCAATGTGCAAGAGATTCACTTCGACGCGGCTTAG
- a CDS encoding BglG family transcription antiterminator gives MALFPYQRLAYLFDAIQSETLPQDELAKRFNVSTRTIRTDVSALNDVLSGYGATIVYDRGFGYRLSVIDAQRYSTLPTQNHQVKTIPRSSKERVDALLLKFLLAPLPMKLDDIAEEWFVSRGTLQHDMSTVRELLEKYQIVLDTIPRQGIKLAGAEQAIRACITDILWQQFSSENDRSLNSFKQDILTNIDLSYIEKVLENSVSRFDIRLTNEGRQYLIFNCAVSILRITRGHEMIHYATEGIDDVIKSAASEIAKGFDYFLGGQLSGAEEAYLSVQISAQRIPSGVTESVQDSEVNSDRLVDYILSYINDSYNYDLRRDEKLRSDLSSHLAAMLTRVRYQLNTKNPLLSDIKQYYPFAYDVTLSAMANVEPQLPYAISEDEMGYLAVHIGVGLERNYSAGYTRHPHALLVTDAGNSTIRMIEAKIVREFPQMKVQRVVSLREYEELDSVAEDFVVTTVRLTEKNKPIVKIAPFPTPYQIEQIGRLAMVDRTKPYILERFFDERHFMIVKGKMTQEALFKQVCKKLEADGCVTKDFYPSLIERESIVSTLLGEGIALPHSLGLLANKTVVVTILAPNGIEWGSEKKEVANVIFLLAISKAEYEEAMAIYDLFVTFVREKATKRLLNSKSFNDFQAIAKDSLGRSA, from the coding sequence GTGGCGCTATTTCCTTATCAACGCCTTGCCTATTTATTTGATGCAATCCAGTCCGAAACGCTGCCTCAGGACGAACTGGCAAAGCGATTCAACGTTTCAACGCGAACGATACGCACTGACGTGTCGGCGCTGAACGACGTGCTGTCCGGATATGGAGCAACAATCGTTTACGATCGCGGCTTCGGCTATCGCCTGTCCGTGATAGACGCTCAGCGCTACAGCACACTGCCAACGCAAAATCATCAGGTAAAAACGATCCCTCGTTCCTCAAAAGAGCGAGTCGACGCGCTGCTGCTCAAGTTTTTATTAGCGCCGCTGCCGATGAAGCTGGACGATATTGCCGAAGAATGGTTTGTCAGCCGAGGAACGCTGCAGCACGATATGTCCACCGTTAGAGAGCTGCTGGAAAAGTATCAGATTGTATTGGATACCATACCGCGTCAGGGCATTAAGCTTGCCGGGGCGGAACAGGCGATTCGCGCCTGTATTACCGACATTCTGTGGCAGCAGTTTTCCAGTGAAAATGACCGCTCGCTAAACAGCTTCAAGCAGGACATTCTCACTAACATTGACCTCAGCTACATCGAGAAGGTTTTAGAAAACAGCGTAAGCCGCTTTGACATTCGCCTGACAAATGAAGGGCGGCAGTACCTGATTTTCAACTGTGCAGTGTCTATTCTGCGCATTACCCGCGGTCATGAAATGATTCATTACGCCACTGAAGGCATTGATGACGTTATCAAAAGCGCAGCATCGGAGATTGCCAAGGGATTTGACTACTTTCTCGGTGGACAGCTTTCAGGCGCTGAAGAGGCCTATCTTAGTGTCCAAATTTCTGCACAGCGTATCCCCAGCGGAGTTACTGAAAGCGTGCAGGATAGCGAGGTTAACAGCGATCGGCTGGTAGACTATATCCTCAGCTATATTAACGATTCCTATAACTACGACCTGCGCCGCGATGAAAAGCTAAGGTCGGATTTGTCTTCCCACTTGGCGGCGATGCTGACGCGCGTTCGCTATCAGCTCAATACGAAAAACCCGCTGCTGTCCGATATCAAGCAATACTATCCGTTTGCCTACGACGTTACGCTTAGCGCGATGGCGAACGTAGAGCCTCAGCTTCCCTACGCGATTAGTGAAGACGAGATGGGATATCTGGCGGTGCATATCGGGGTTGGTCTAGAGCGCAACTATAGCGCAGGATATACCCGCCACCCGCACGCACTGCTGGTGACGGATGCTGGAAATTCAACAATCCGCATGATAGAAGCCAAGATTGTGCGCGAATTTCCCCAGATGAAAGTGCAGCGCGTTGTTTCTCTGAGAGAGTATGAAGAGCTTGACAGCGTCGCTGAAGATTTTGTCGTTACCACGGTCAGGCTGACGGAAAAGAATAAGCCGATCGTTAAGATTGCGCCTTTCCCCACGCCGTATCAGATCGAACAAATAGGGCGGTTGGCGATGGTAGACCGCACCAAGCCCTATATTTTAGAGCGCTTTTTCGACGAGCGGCACTTTATGATCGTCAAAGGTAAAATGACTCAGGAAGCGCTGTTTAAGCAGGTGTGTAAAAAGCTGGAGGCGGACGGCTGCGTCACTAAGGACTTTTATCCGTCGCTGATCGAGAGAGAGTCTATTGTTTCCACCCTGTTGGGCGAGGGGATCGCGCTCCCTCACTCTTTAGGCCTGTTGGCGAATAAAACCGTCGTGGTAACCATTCTTGCTCCTAACGGCATCGAATGGGGCAGTGAAAAGAAAGAGGTCGCTAATGTTATTTTCCTGCTCGCTATCAGCAAGGCTGAGTATGAAGAAGCGATGGCTATCTATGACCTGTTTGTGACTTTTGTTCGTGAAAAGGCCACTAAGCGACTGCTGAACAGCAAAAGCTTTAATGACTTTCAGGCAATTGCGAAAGACAGTCTGGGCAGAAGCGCATAG
- the rluB gene encoding 23S rRNA pseudouridine(2605) synthase RluB, translating to MSEKLQKVLANSGHGSRRELETMIQAGRISVDGKIATLGDRVTVIPGMKVRIDGHIVAIRETEETICRVLAYYKPEGELCTRKDPEGRPTVFERLPKMRGARWIAVGRLDVNTSGLLLFTTDGELANRLMHPSQEVEREYAVRVFGKVDDEKLNSLKKGVQLEDGVASFRSISYQGGEGMNQWYNVTLTEGRNREVRRLWEAVEVQVSRLIRVRYGDLGLPKGLPRGGWIELDLDKVNYLRELVGLRAETETKLAPERDRRRTKANQIRRAVKKHSQRPSSRRGSTSRR from the coding sequence ATGAGCGAAAAGCTACAAAAGGTATTGGCCAACTCTGGTCATGGTTCCCGTAGAGAACTTGAGACGATGATTCAGGCCGGGCGCATTAGCGTCGACGGTAAAATCGCAACACTGGGCGATCGCGTTACCGTTATACCAGGAATGAAGGTACGCATTGACGGCCACATTGTTGCCATTCGCGAAACCGAAGAGACAATTTGCCGTGTTCTGGCCTACTACAAGCCGGAAGGGGAACTCTGTACACGTAAAGATCCTGAAGGTCGCCCAACCGTATTTGAACGCCTGCCTAAAATGCGCGGCGCACGCTGGATTGCCGTAGGGCGCCTAGATGTCAATACTTCAGGCCTGCTGTTGTTTACAACAGACGGCGAGCTGGCGAACCGACTGATGCACCCGAGCCAAGAGGTTGAGCGCGAGTACGCCGTCAGGGTGTTCGGTAAAGTTGATGATGAAAAGCTCAACAGCCTGAAAAAGGGCGTTCAGCTTGAAGACGGCGTAGCGTCATTCCGCTCGATTAGCTATCAGGGCGGTGAAGGCATGAACCAGTGGTACAACGTGACTCTGACTGAGGGGCGCAACCGCGAAGTTCGCCGACTGTGGGAAGCCGTTGAGGTTCAGGTGAGCCGTCTGATCCGCGTACGCTACGGCGATCTCGGCTTGCCAAAAGGCTTACCTCGCGGCGGCTGGATTGAGTTAGATCTGGATAAGGTTAACTATCTGCGCGAGCTGGTCGGTCTCCGGGCGGAAACGGAAACCAAACTGGCACCGGAACGCGATCGTCGTCGCACAAAAGCCAATCAAATCCGTCGGGCTGTGAAGAAACACAGCCAGCGGCCATCGTCTCGAAGAGGAAGCACCTCTCGGCGATAG